A segment of the Aridibaculum aurantiacum genome:
CCAATGCTATATAAAATGCCTGGCGATGAATGGCAGAAGTTTGCCAACCTAAGGTTGTTGTATACTTATATGTTTTCCCATCCGGGTGCCAAGCTTCTATTTATGGGAAATGAATTTGCACAAACCAAAGAGTGGAACTATAAAACAGAGCTTAATTGGGAGTTGCTACAATACGAACCGCACCAGAAGATGCAGGATTGTGTAGCTGATCTGAATAATGTATACCGTACGCTTCCTGCTTTGCACGAAAAACAATTTAGTTCAGATGGTTTTCAGTGGGTGGATCTTAATCACAGATCAGAGAGCATAATGGTGTTTAGGCGCTGTGGATCAAAGCCTAAGGATGATGTTTTGGTCTTTTTAAACATGACCCCGCAGCCCCGAATGGACTTCGAGGTAACCGTAAAAGACAAAAAACAGTGGAAAGAGGTATTTAATAGCGATGATAGAAAATATTGGGGGACAGGCGACGTTTACAATATTGATATAAACGTAGAGGTTATTAACAAGAATGAAAGGCTGTATAAATTGCGCTTAAATTTGCCACCATTAGCAGGAATTATTTTGAAATGATGGCTTATTTTCTCAATTTGGGACGAAATTAGACGTTGATAACCAAGCGGTATTTATAATCCCCCAAGATTCCTACATGAAGAAACTATTTCTTGCAGCACTTATTTCAGGTTCATCTCTTTCGGCATTTTCTTTTTCGGGCAACGTAGATAGCGCAACTTTCTACCTGGGTAAAGCCGTAGAACTTTCACAGGCACGTAAAGTATGGGAAGCTGATAAAAACTTCCAGAAGGCTTTATTCTTCAATCCTACAAGTGATGAGATCAGGTTGGCTTATGCTGATTACCTGGTAGAAAACCGTAAATATTTTCCAGCAGTAGAGCAGGTAGGTAAAGTGCTTGAAAAAAACCTGAACAATCCTGTAGCATTGCAGAAAATGACCGACCTGAGTTTCCAGTTACGTCGTTGGAACGATGTGGTATTGTACGGTAACAAACTGGCTCAAACCGGTGGTGGTAACAAAGTAAAATACATGCTGGGAAAAAGCTACTACGAACTGGAGAACTATGGCCAGGCGCAGCGTTTCCTGAACGATGCTTTCAACGAAAATCCAAAGCATACAGAAGCGGTTACCTTACTTGGTAAAGTTTACATTGAGCTTAGCAACTACAAACAAGCAATTGCTGTTTACAACAAAACACTGGAACTTGATCCAAACAACAACCAGTTGATCTATGAACTTGGCTTGTTGTACTACGCAATGAATAATGAAAAGGAAGCTGCTAAGTATTTTGAAGTAGCTGCAGAGAAAGGTTACAAGACTGATCTTGATTATTACGAGAATTTAGGTCTTGCTCAACTAAGCTTCGACATCAACAAAGGAGTAGCTACTTTGAATAAAGTACTTGAAATGAGGCCAGGTAATCCTGAAATTCTGTTCCAGGTAGCGCAGGCTTATTACAAAGTTGAAAAGTTTGCTGAGGCAGCAACAACTTATACCAAGATCTTCGAAACTGATCCTAGCAACAGCCGCGCATTGTACATGAGTGGAGTAGCATACCAGAAGAAAGGTGATAAAAGCAAGGGTATCGCTCTTTGCGAGCAAGCGATCCGCATGGATCCAAACCTTGCACAATTAAAATCTGCGAAATCGATTTTTTAGTTTTAAGAATAAGTTTAGATGAAGGCGGCTTTCTAGTCGCCTTTTTTATTTGTGCTAAAATGGCTACAGCTTCTAATGTCATTTGATTAGTACTTCGTTATGTAAAAATCAGACAGGCGTTTTTTATAGCATCCATTCCTATTGTCGTTCATGAATTGTAAGAGATGATTGATAAATAACCAGCAGGCTATCATTAGCTTTTTCTCGTGTTTTGGCTGAAATACCTACACCATGAGAAGCACTATACTTTTATTGAGCTTGCTGCTTAGCCTTCAACTTTTCGCACAGCAGCCCGGGAGATTAGTCATCACCATACACAACACAGACAACACACCACTTGAAGGTGCTACTGTAGAATTATTACGAGCTGCAGACTCTGTGCTTGTACGATCAGCCGTTTCCGATAGAGCAGGTATAGCAGACCTGGAACGTATACCAGAAGGCACCTATCATGCAAGGGTAACAATGACTGGATTCGCTGTTACTAAAGCAGGCCCTATCTCCATCACCAAAGAACAGCCGGATGTAAAGTACGGGCCGGTAGTACTTTCTGTAAATACAACAGCTGAGTTGGGTGGCGTTACAGTCACTGCTAAAAAGCCTTTTATTCAAAAGCTAACGGATAGGCTGATTGTAAATGTAGAGAGCAGCATCATAAGTGCGGGCAGCTCTGCATTAGATGTATTAGAAAGATCTCCAGGTGTTTCTATTGATCAGAATGATGCGGTATCGCTGCGGGGCAGGCAGGGTGTGCTGATTATGATCGATGGTAAGCCTTCGCCCTTAGGACCCGCTGATGTTGCCAATTACCTGCGTGGACTTCCTGCATCAGCTATAGATCGCATTGAGATCATTACCAATCCTTCTGCTAAATATGATGCTGCTGGTAATTCTGGAATCATTGACATACGTATGAAGAAAGATCAACGACTTGGTCTTAACGGCACTTATACCGCCGGCTATGGCCAGGGAGTTTTTCCGAAGGCAAACGCTGGATCAACCTTCAACTATCGCAATAAGAAGGTGAACATGTTTGGTAAC
Coding sequences within it:
- a CDS encoding tetratricopeptide repeat protein, with protein sequence MKKLFLAALISGSSLSAFSFSGNVDSATFYLGKAVELSQARKVWEADKNFQKALFFNPTSDEIRLAYADYLVENRKYFPAVEQVGKVLEKNLNNPVALQKMTDLSFQLRRWNDVVLYGNKLAQTGGGNKVKYMLGKSYYELENYGQAQRFLNDAFNENPKHTEAVTLLGKVYIELSNYKQAIAVYNKTLELDPNNNQLIYELGLLYYAMNNEKEAAKYFEVAAEKGYKTDLDYYENLGLAQLSFDINKGVATLNKVLEMRPGNPEILFQVAQAYYKVEKFAEAATTYTKIFETDPSNSRALYMSGVAYQKKGDKSKGIALCEQAIRMDPNLAQLKSAKSIF